The Streptomyces sp. CC0208 genome window below encodes:
- a CDS encoding NCS2 family permease: MTQQSLEPRTTADDAGEGTRVPAGRSWLDRYFHISQRGSTVARELRGGVTTFMAMAYILLLNPLILSGKDVAGDTLGQKALITATAFAAALTTLLMGFFGKVPLALAAGLSVSGVLSSQVVPVMTWPQAMGMCVLYGVVIMLLVVTGLREMIMNAIPLALKHAITMGIGLFVALIGFYKAGFVHQGKATPVTLGPAGELAGWPVLLFAVTLLAIFMLQARGVPGAILIGILGGTVLAVLLNAVGAIAPKQWASGAPELHGSAVSMPDFSIFGKVEFGGWGEVGAMTVGMIVFTLVLAGFFDAMATIIGVGTEAKLADAQGRMPGLSKALFIDGAGGAIGGVAGASGQTVFVESATGVGEGARTGLSSVVTGLFFAACLFFTPLTAIVPGEVAAAALVVIGAMMMMNARHVDWADRATAIPVFLTVVLMPFTYSITAGVAAGVISYVAIKVAQGKAREIGAFMWGLTVIFLVYYALNPIESWMGVR, from the coding sequence GACCGGTACTTCCACATATCCCAGCGGGGATCCACCGTCGCGCGTGAACTGCGCGGCGGCGTCACCACCTTCATGGCGATGGCGTACATCCTCCTGCTCAACCCCCTGATCCTGTCCGGCAAAGACGTGGCGGGGGACACCCTCGGCCAGAAGGCCCTCATCACCGCGACCGCGTTCGCGGCGGCCCTCACCACGCTGCTGATGGGCTTCTTCGGCAAGGTGCCCCTCGCGCTCGCCGCCGGCCTCTCCGTCTCCGGCGTGCTGTCCTCGCAGGTCGTGCCCGTGATGACCTGGCCGCAGGCCATGGGCATGTGCGTGCTGTACGGCGTGGTCATCATGCTGCTGGTCGTCACCGGCCTGCGCGAGATGATCATGAACGCGATCCCGCTGGCGCTCAAGCACGCGATCACCATGGGCATCGGCCTGTTCGTCGCCCTGATCGGCTTCTACAAGGCCGGCTTCGTCCACCAGGGCAAGGCCACCCCGGTGACCCTCGGTCCCGCGGGTGAACTCGCCGGCTGGCCCGTCCTGTTGTTCGCCGTCACCCTCCTCGCCATCTTCATGCTCCAGGCCCGCGGTGTCCCCGGCGCGATCCTGATCGGCATCCTCGGCGGGACCGTACTGGCCGTCCTCCTCAACGCCGTCGGGGCCATCGCCCCGAAGCAGTGGGCGAGCGGCGCTCCCGAACTGCACGGCAGCGCGGTCTCCATGCCGGACTTCTCGATCTTCGGGAAGGTGGAGTTCGGCGGCTGGGGCGAGGTCGGCGCGATGACGGTCGGCATGATCGTGTTCACGCTGGTGCTCGCCGGGTTCTTCGACGCGATGGCCACCATCATCGGCGTCGGCACCGAGGCGAAGCTGGCCGACGCGCAGGGCCGGATGCCGGGCCTGTCCAAGGCGCTGTTCATCGACGGGGCGGGCGGTGCGATCGGCGGGGTGGCCGGTGCCTCCGGCCAGACCGTGTTCGTCGAGTCGGCGACGGGAGTGGGCGAGGGCGCCCGTACCGGACTGTCCTCCGTGGTCACCGGCCTGTTCTTCGCGGCCTGTCTGTTCTTCACCCCGCTCACGGCGATCGTGCCGGGCGAGGTCGCGGCCGCCGCCCTCGTGGTGATCGGCGCCATGATGATGATGAACGCCCGCCATGTCGACTGGGCCGACCGCGCCACCGCGATCCCGGTCTTCCTGACCGTCGTGCTCATGCCGTTCACCTACTCGATCACCGCCGGCGTCGCCGCGGGCGTCATCTCGTACGTCGCGATCAAGGTCGCCCAGGGCAAGGCGCGGGAGATCGGCGCCTTCATGTGGGGACTGACGGTGATCTTCCTGGTGTACTACGCCCTCAACCCCATCGAGAGCTGGATGGGCGTGCGCTAG